The Epinephelus fuscoguttatus linkage group LG19, E.fuscoguttatus.final_Chr_v1 genome contains the following window.
TACCTCCTTCATTTAGTTTCCCGTTAATTAGATAAACATAAATGTGGACCCAGTAGTTTCTTTATATATGACTGAACCAATATTTCACTattcacattttaacatttttgcacTGGTCTCCATGAGTGTGACAAAACTTTTCACGGTACAATGACCATCTGAATTCTCACAGTAAGTGGTAATacacaattattattaataattataagATTTCTCTTGGTTGAACAAATGCTTTATCACatgaaaatatgtgtaaaatgaCTGACAGGTAGTCAAAGAGTAAAGGAGACGCGCACATGCAGGTGATATTCTCCATCTGATTCCATTTTTTCCaaagataagcaaatgtacattatgtgaaaaatgtcaattttcACACCATGGTATATGGTTTCATGGTATACTGCTGCAACCCCAGTCCATATGAGTTTACAAACGCTGCATCAACAACTTACCCTCTTTTGTAATGAAAATATATATGCAAAATGTAGAGCTTGAtgatttagagaaaaaaaaaatcacagtatttttgacaaaataccTCAATATAAACATTGCGCTGATAGTGTAAGGTTGATTTAGACAGTgagcttttaaaaaatgataattaATGTGGATATCATGACTGAGTGGGTACagacaaataatagaacagctaaaACAGTCTGCtaagttcagaaaatttcaTCTTttaactgtaatgcagcctttaaaactagGGAAAGACGACACTGACTAAGACAGTTGCTAGtgtcatatcacaatatcaatatgaTCTTTACATTGCCCAGCCTTAACCgaaatgtattcattttattattgtacacAAACTTAAGCATATTCAAATCTCAAATATTGAAATATCcaaattcaaaatatatttagttTACAGTGTAAAATAGAGAAAATCAGGGAATCCTCTCATGCAAGTCAGTAAATGTACCATTTATGCTTGAAAAATTTCGGGAACTATTTATTAGTTATCATAATAGTTGATGTTAATTCTCTGTGGATTGGCTTATTGATTAGTCAACCAATCATTGGAGCTTTAATATGTTGCCCTTTCTCTAATTAGCAATAAAAAGGTGTTTGTGAGTAAATGCAAtaaaagtgacttttttttttctccccatctacaattatttttgatttgcGTATTGGTACTGTTAACACCATGTGTTTCATTTCTAATTATGACGATTTGTAAAATAATTTAACTGTTTATTAATAATGTGCCCAAGACTTTTGTTTGTGATACCAAGTTTCTGCCTGAACTTTCTGAAGTTGAATGATTGAGAAGCAAAAGGGGCGAGAGAAAATTTTATTAAGTGTTAAAAGCTTGAGGCTCTGAAGAAAAGATGGTTGTCTGTACTAAACTTTTCAGTAACGGAGTGGTATCTGtaagggggtgtgtgtgtgcgtgtgtgtgaaagagagagagagatgagagcaTGGCTGCAGGCTGACAGAGGTCCTGGTATAATGCAGTGGTGGAGAGCAGCAACTGATAACTATACTTATGGCCACTGGGGCTCATAGTGACAGCACATGCACTCCCATTACTGGTCCCATGCCTCATGCCCTTATCTTTGGCAGCCTGCCACAGAGGGACCACACTGCCCTCTGCTGTTGATTTAGAGGAAGTTCAGGCTCATTGAGAATTCAGCCAGGCGCTCATAGCAATGACTCAGGGGAGAAACTTGACTGGGTTTTGGCAGGGCTGCACTTTCTTTGAATTTTAGCAGTGATAAAGTATCTTCCTTTGCACCCCTAGAACCCACAGTATTAGCCTTCTCCTTGAAGGGAATTGTGTGGTCTGTCAGTTTTCAAAAACTTTATAAACAACAGGTTTTCTCAACCCTAGAGAGGCTCAGGCAAACTGTAAGAAAAACAGGATTTTTATTCTGAGCAGGGAACGCTGACCTTGCCTGTCTTAACTCCTacactctctctcttcttctgtccAGTACTGAGTATACGAGGAGTGCAGGAGGAGGACCCCCCAGATCCCCAGATCATGCGGTTGGACAACATGCTGCTAGCAGAGGGTGTGTCAGGACCAGAGAAGGGTGGCGGATCGgctgcagcggctgcagcagcagcagcagcgggggGCTCGCCTACCGACAGCAGCATCGAACACTCCGACTACAGAGCCAAGCTCGCCCAGATTCGCCAGATCTATCACTCTGAGCTGGAGAAGTATGAGCAGGTGTGTGCAGAGCAGACTTAAATGCTTGAACATATACTGTTAGTCACATGTATTAAGTAGGGCTGCACAGCTAATGGAATATTAATCTTAATAACGATTTTAGCTTCCCACATAGCTGTAGGGAGGACGCAGGAGGTATGCCCCCTtcagtatttagaacatgtgcatttgccccacaattaaaaacatgaaagtagcagggGACTTTGATTTTGCCAAATATAGAAACATTTACACCAAAGATTTATGTTAAAAAGGCACAAATAGGTGCATAAAATTTCACTATAATGCTGGAACCCTCAATCCCCTGTTTCATCACACACATACCCATTAGCGCAGCCTGTGAAAAAACTTTCTTAAAGTTGTGGCTGCAGTCCAGACTAGAGTAGAGGAGTAATATACAACAGAGAGCAGATGGGCAAAACAAAGATCAAATGTCTGGAGCAGAAGGCGAGGAGCTAGTCCAACTACATGGATCATCATCCTTTGTTTGGAAGTATTTCAGACTTAGAGTGCATGAGACTTGtgtctacactgcaaagcaacacaaataaCTCGTTCAaccagctggaaaaacacagcaaaTGGCAGTACGGTGAATGCATGAAGGCAAAGAAGAGTTACATTGCTAATGTTACCTCACTGAATCCTCGTCCTTGTCCTGCGTTAACTCAGACATCCAGGGATGCTTTACAGCGCATCACCATAAATCCAataaacaattttatttatattttgcttcTAGGAGAATTTAGGTGGAGAAGAACCTTATTTTAAGTCTTTGATtcatacatttgcacattagcaggaatgtagcacaatgtgaaagtaaaagcagtgctcttttgatttaattttgggTAAAATTAACAAGTTACATTAATTGAGGTCAGAGAGGATTCCTCTGTACCTGGGTTCAccagtttagtaaaaatcatttTGAGTTAAATGTGGGATGTATATAGTAAACTGTTGTACCGTTAGAATATGTAACACCACAAGAAcgattatttctgttttcaagtTAGGAGGTATGTTAATTGCTATAATTAGCTGCTGTCATGTTGTTTGGAATGACAGCGTGCAAGGATTGGCAACCACATGCCTCAGGcagctgagagtctgcaggCATCATTTAAACAAGGAGTACACCAGGTGACTTCAGCTTTAACCAGTCAGCACATAATCTACGAAAACATTTGGTGTTGTCGAGTTGGAATGAAAATCTGGGGCCAAATGTATAAACACCATGCATATGCCTTTTCCCACACATACACTGGTATTTATGAAGGTAGAGTGTGCGCACGGTTTTACCTGAGATAGCTGTGGGTGACAGGAGGAGACTGAATAAAAATGCAGAGATGCGACATTGTTTTTAGGGGTTTTGCCAGGTTCAGAGATTATGATGATATTTTCGCAGGCAGCACAGCATTCAGTAAAATGTCAGTCAAAAGCACatatattaaattaattttaattatttgtgagtgatgaatttaaatgtttttatttatatttgagcCATCATCATCCTGTTAATGATTTAGTTTCATTCTCAGTTTTGAAGCAAGTCAGCTTTGAATGAATCGTTGATCTTCCTGCTGATGTTAAATAATAACTATAATTTAAATTTTGCCACAGTaatggtttgtagaaatgtgaTGAATTACTATTACGGACACTACAAAACGCCACAGCTGTGTATTATGACAGCTGCTCTGCTGTTAAAGAACTCTGTGGATGCGACACAGTCGGTGCAATTGCCCTGTCTTTGCTGTATTTATCATTGACAGGTCTAATGAGTGGTGGAGTGGGCAAAAGTATCAATATGCAAAGTTGCTTGAGGGTGTCTCTACATCCATTTATGGCTAACTGGGTGTGGAAGTAAGGCTCGAGCATGTGCACCCAGctttatttgtgtctttataaaTGTGGGAAAAGGAATGTGTATatacttttctgtctttgtgcaaCAGACTGCTTTTATTGTCAACGTACACAGAGTCTTATGCATCATGCTCCTGGACTCTTATTCATAAAGTCATTCAATGTGCTTTTCTTTAAAATTTAACTGATTAAATAGCGGATGGATAAAGATAGTGGCTTCATTATAAAgcaagaaaatgtattttgatgttaGATTTGGTTACACAAATGTTCATAAATTGTATTAACAGACATTGAGATGATGTTCTCTCCAAGACCACATGGAAAAACATTTCTTGCTTTTAGTACCTGTGTTTCACTAATGTAGGTTGGAGATTCAAAGCTGCTATTTTCAGTGCTCCAACTAACTCACAAAGAAGGTATTCTGATATTACtctatttttcttaaaaaaaaagatgaaggcAGCTGATCAACAGACGAGTCAGACACCCGAGGCATGTCATCATCAAAACTATGTCACGGCAGTGGACAGAATCTGTGCTCGTGCTATCTTTTTGCAGTAGTATTcaactcctctctctctctctctccttccttggTCCAGGCCTGCAGTGAGTTCACCAACCATGTAATGAACCTGCTGAGAGAGCAGTCTCGCACACGGCCCATCTCTCCCAAAGAGATTGAGCGCATGGTGGCCATCATCCACCGCAAGTTCAGCTCCATTCAGATGCAGCTCAAACAGAGCACCTGCGAAGCCGTCATGATTCTGCGCTCACGCTTCCTTGATGCcaggtctgtctgtgtgtgcctttctctgtgtgtgtgtgtgtgtgtgtgtgtgtgtgtgtgtgtgtgtgtgtgtgtgcgcgctctGGAAGGCTGGTTATTTTCTTGTGGGCTGAAGTGATCTGAGCATGTTGACGTGGTGTCAGACCTGAACATTCCAAGCATGTTGGCCATtatctcttctctctgtgtgtcagacGTAAGAGGCGCAACTTCAACAAGCAAGCTACAGAGGTGCTGAACGAGTATTTCTACTCCCACCTGTCTAACCCTTACCCCAGTGAGGAAGCCAAGGAGGAACTGGCCAAAAAGTGTGGGATCACTGTGTCTCAGGTGAATTGCTACACCTCAAATACTCAGGAAACTGGAGCTGTTTTTGTGAAAGCTGGATCACATGTCCCTGACCCCTTTTACACCTTTGTTTACAATCAGATAGTGCTTAAAAGTATAGGTGAAAATGGACCCAAAATTTATTGAGGACAGATTGTGATCTGATCGGCCAAACCGCCTCTGGAGGTGGTCACGGATGCGTTGTGACCACATTGAACATAAGTGTAAATGCTTAAAAAACGTTTTTTGAGCTTGACAGAGCAAACAGATCTGTGTGGAAATGTATATAATACaatctggacacattttaataagtaaaaaaaaaagctgacaagcAGAGATGTAAAGCTAGCTGATGAAAGTTgaattcaaatttaagtttttaGCTGAGGGGGCTACAGTGAAGCTACAGCAGCTAAATTAATGCAAAGGAAACAATGCATATGAATCTCTGACATCACTCTGTCACCCAGGTCTCTAATTGGTTTGGCAACAAGAGAATACGCTACAAGAAGAACATTGGTAAGTTCCAGGAGGAGGCGAACCTCTACGCAGTGAAAACAGCGGTGGATGCTGCCAATGTGTCTGCGCAGGCTAGCCAGGCTAACTCTCCGGCAACGCCCAACTCAGGTACCCCACGCTCCATCTCGTCTCCCCACAAGCTCTGTCACTTCTCATTAACAGGCTTCGGTTCCTTTTCATACACTTTCATTTTAACACAACTAAACCACAATACGACTGTATGAAGGATTGACTTGAATGTTCAAAGGAAACCCCCATACTGTGGACTGTAAATATGCTCTCAGCCCCCTTCTCCGCAGATTGTGCTCAGAGTTATGTGAAATTAtcctctgtatttatagcaATAAATGACTGGTAAATAGTTATCTTCAGCCAGGGTAGTATATAACATAGTTATGTGTAATAAGGAACCTAGACACAATCTTAACTCATGCAGgactgctgcagcaagccagcTGTTAAGGGTAGCGCACACTTTTACACTGTCTTTTTAATCATGGCTTCAAATGAAGGATTCTAAATCTAACAAAGACAATAATGAAAGatttgaaaatattaaaaatgtgacaataataTGCAGCACTGTCTAAATCTCTTTTCCTCTAGGGTTGCCTTGTTACCCTCCATTATTTCACAAGGAAGCATTTAATTTTTTCGTTTCCTGACATATTCCTTCTAAACTCTATGTTAAATTCTATCCCCATGATTAAAAAGTAGCTAATGCTTCTAAAGGAAGGTTattatctgtagtgctatttgtcagtcttgattgttttggtgtgagttgccgagcgTTGGAGATATCGCCTGTAGAGCTGACTGCCTTCTCTTGCATATAATAGAATTAGATTGCGCTCaacttgtgatgctcaaagcgccaaaaaaatacacatggaaaaactcaacagggATGTCCTTGtagtgagcagtttcatattggAACTATTTTACTTACGCCTAACTACACCCTCCAATCGAATCATCACACAGACATTACGCCTCATTTTTCCACTTGCGTATGTGTATGGAGATGAGGCGACCGGAAGTCTATTCCTATGGGAATCTCAGTGATATCCGTTGTGCCTGCAAAACTCCTTCCCTCCATAATATTTCATCGAgtacgtttaaaaaaaaaaaaaaaaaaatttgaacatttgCGATGGATCTCGGAGAGGctgtatgacagtgtgctagctaagctaacaggctactAACTGGCTAACAGGCAATTTTCttcaattcagttgcctgtgttgatTGTCAGATGAGTTTGTATGATTAAAAAGATCCTATTTATCCAGTCTGAACACACTGTGAATgtgagtaatgttattctgctaaaatatggttatacatcatacacagtcagattgtcattatgactcggtctttctaattaaatattttaccaAACATGCCGCATACCTGGCAGGCcaacatattcatttatttgttgccaTGCAAAActggtcctgtttttgtcccagTAATGTTCCAAGCGCGTATTCCAAAGTACTGGATGGCGAAAACTGGACAAAATTAGCCTCTCTCTCAaggctacaggtagtttctatcaggtttctatccatccataaagaaatgcacttccttgcgttggacactagaggcatcattcGTACATTTATGGATCTACGGACACCAGTCACTTAGTAAGTGGAAAGgaggcgtgcatctactgcttgCTTGtccagcaccactgagctagctaaagtTACAGCACAACTGAGGAGGACGGCATAAATAtaacatctcatgctgtcacaagAACAAGCTTCTCGTCCATGAATAGATGCACGGTGacacagttggcaggtgtagttcagtagaaatagttcctacatgaaactgctcacaacaaggtctttgGATTATCCCTAATaaacaggtcatgatttctggaacaGGACATTcctgtttagtttttcaaatgtatttttttttggcgctatcacaagctgagtgtcatcagCAGGATAGTCGTGGTCTTAGGTTGTCTTGCATCCATCTTGTGCTGTGTCATGTGTTAGATGCTTTTCAGACACTTAAATATAACTTGGGACTGTTGTGACACTCATGGGTATCAGTTAGAGGGACTCACTCACGTCTGCTTCACGTACTTTCTATCCATCTCCCATATTTTCTTTGCACAAAACATTCCCATTGGTCTTCATTTAATTGCTTATTTGTGTGCGTTGCCTCAGTTTTTGCATCTATGTAGTACATTGCATTATTTTATACCATTATTTAACACTCAGCACATAGAAATAATATGGTAACTCCAATTTGGAAAGGAAGCTGAAAGGACCAAGTAGGTGATCATTCAAACGTTCGAATCATGTAGTCATTTCCCTTCTTATGGCTTCAAATGGGGGCCAAGTTGTTGAAACCTTTTAAGAGTGACTAAACTCGAAGCTGTCTCTATgagaagttatttttataaataagaAGTGATACTAGACATAAGAGAATGTGTGGCGTCACAAATGCACCATATCCTTTTTTGTTACTGGACACAGAGAAAATGGTGGTGCTGCAGCAGGCTGCGTTGACCAGAAGATATGTCACTGTCTATGGGAGGAGAAAAGGAAGTGTAAATACAGTAAAGAGGGTTATAGCATACAACAAGTCACTAAAAAAGCAGATGTGTGCAGTGTTGCACAGTTCATTAATGTTCAGTTCAAATTAGGGATGCatcgaaatgaaaatttgtggccgaagccgaatattattaaatgcttggccgaataccgagtaccgaataccgaatatcattgtttagtttttcattagtttttgcagatgaaccccctccagattagtgttgtcacagtaccaaaattgggacccactgtgcgatactaatgaaaatatcatggttctgagtagtatcacgacaccacagtgaaaatgaggcagatgtgccttttgtcatttataaaaagataaatcacttttctgttatttcaatggaataaattacttattgacatattcatacttcaaaaacaaaacacgccacgttatcaaaacacgccactattattcggccttattccaccgaataccgaatctgtgttttttttgcagtattcggccaaatatattcggttaccgaatattcagtgcatccctagttcaAATCATGATCTGTTAATGTCCTGTGCATTTTCAAACTAAGTATTAAACCAACAACGACGACAACGTGCATCTGCTTTTTTAGCGCTTTGAGCACCCCAAGCAGAGTGCCatccagttccattatattcgagagaaggcagacatatcTCAAACACTCTAACTAAaataatctagattgataaacaccactacaggtaagaggaaaaatatgtatcttTGATTTCATGGTAAAAGCACACTAAAACACAGACGATGAATCCTACTGTCAAAAAAGTAGCTTTTGGTCACTATCAGGCATTCTGAGCGTTTTTACACGTCCACAAAGTGAAACTCCTCATGTCCTCCATCACTGCCCAGCTCTGACTTGACTGTCGCCCACGATGACAAACACCACCAGCTCTTGGGAACTGAAATGTGTCACATTCAGCTTTCCTTAATGAAAAGCCCAGTCTGTAATCCCCACACAGGAGAGCAGCTAAGCCAAAGAAAACCAAATTCACTTTTTGCAgctgtaaaatgtgtgtttgcaaaTATTGGAATTACACACCtctttttttatggttttattttccAGCTGGCACACGTTTCAGCAGTTGGTGTGTGCAGCTGTTGTGTGTGCCGAGAAGAAGCCAGGCTTTCAGACTTGTAAAATGCTCCATTCAGAATAAGCTGGCTGACCGGCATTTTAAAGCTGGTTATTAGAATTTACTTCTTTCAGTCAATGTCCGTGACCAGTGGTGACCTTTTGACCCCATGGCACTGTGGTTGTGCTGATTGGATATTGGCTATATATATTGCCTGCAGGGTCACCGGGGTCATACAGTTTGTCTCACACAGGCGACGCCTACCTCAGCCTGCGTTCGCTCAACGGGGAGGGTCTCAGCATCGCCCCCTCTCTACAGTCGCAGGTATGCACTGAGGACAGCTGCAGAGTTGACCTCAATGCCGTCAACCCAGAATCCCTGGATACCTACCCTTAGCCTAGCTCCTTTTGACCTCAACCTCTCCTCAGATCCCGTCCTGACTTTACCTTTGACCCCATCAGCTCCTccccaacacaaacacacacaaactgacccTTCTTTGCTCTGTACATTGAGCCCTGAAGAGCATATGGCTTCACTCAAGAAGAATTATGTCAGTTTGTTGTTGCATATCCTTCAATAGCTACATGTACACATAGTTCTTACCCATACATATTTAAGAGAGCTCAGCAAAGAACCCCTGGAACAGTTTAGGGGTATCGGGGCCTGCCTCAAGACTCATAGTTGTGAAATAGAGCTGCAATATCAGCGTATTGAACCAACAAACCCTCTGATCAATGGTCAGTGCAGGACAACTCCTCCTACAGCCACATGCCTTTTTAGTTCTTGTTTTTCCCTGCCCTCTCCACTTGTTCCTCCATCCCAGCTCTCCATATGTTCACCCCCTGATAtagaacaaaaagaaatgtcCTCAAGCTGAACTGTCCTTGTGATTGTTGTTGATAGACATGTATAGTTTTGTTGTTCCGGAGGATTTCACAGATTTCTACTGTTAAGCGCTATATAGCCTtgaaatataacatttaaaaaaaacatacaagctTGCCGTTTGGCTTTGGGTGCAGTCCCTCATTTCATGGAAATTAGAGCAGAAGTGGTTTAATGGGGAGTCGTGAATGAGCCACAATGTTTAGTGGCGGCATTGACTGGAAAACAACTGTCATTAAAACGAGCTcactggcaggaaaagcagtcaGTAATACAAACTGGCTCTGATACATACAGTAGAGGTTTGTGGAGTCCATCACTCCTCTGTTCAGCCTGTGGTTGTTTAGTTTAAAAAAGCATTAGTTTTCTATAAGTGCAGAAATTAGTTGTAAaatttgtgggtgtgttttgtCTCTGACAGGTGGATACCCTGCACCGTGCTACACACCTGACGGGCGGCTATGAGGAGCTGTCGGGTAGTGGCCTCTACACCCCTCATCGCCTGGATGTGAGTACAAGCTCCTTTTGTGATGATTTACGTTTGCACTGAGTGGTAATTCATTTGAGCAAAAACTTCAGGCTTCAGTCCgctctgaatactctgtttccaactGTTTGGTCTACTCTGGCTACAGCATGACATCATAGTGTGCCTGATTTCTtaatatggtcatctgctcctgACATGATactttacatgtttacattagatagcctacactgctacatgtagggTGCGTTAAGAAACCTGTATTCTTGGTTGTTTTCTCGccaatttcagatcatattcctgctgaacATGTCTgattgtgtttagaagcttttattggtgatatTTTACGTTACAGAGTGCCGCTATTTTATGTTAGACATACCCCGGCTGCAGTGACGTTGCAGAGATATTGAGATACCAAAgactagggatgttcctggcgactaattCCCAGTAGACTAAATGAAAAATTTAATTAAGACTAGTCTAAAAAAGGACTAAAAAGACAACAGCTCCAATTTCCCACCGTGCTGTTTAAAATTTTACTCTGCTCGAGCATAACAGCAGTGAGGGGcactgctgtctgacggctctgtagcacccGCTAGTGGCGGGTgtctgcatgacagttaagtggccttgtacatgaataaaacaccaATGGGTTTAACCGCtaaatatttctggtgccgactagcgaGGTGGCGGACGTTAAATCTGACTCCGTCTTCACTTTTGggccacgacccaccagttgggaaccactgttctagcagaaacccaaaatacaagtgcgaacctgaaaatgaagataataggtcctctttaaatTACTGGGTTACAGTCAGTAGGAATACATCTTCTGATTTCTCTGAGTAACCTTACTTGGGTGGATGAAAACACTCTGAGTGTAAGCAGCTGATATTATGTGTTAACACATGTAGTTCTTAGAGTTAAACGCATTTTGTCTGCAACCAGTGAGCTATCTTGAGACTGCGTCATTTGGCTTGTAAGCACAAATATAGCTGATTTAGACGACTAATTATAAAACTCCTTCTTCATGCAGAACACTCTCTTCCCTGACTGTTCGCAGGCTAACAGCTGGCAGGACACCACCAACCCCCCCTCGGTCACCTCTCCTCCCGGTCCTCCTGGCAGCGTCCACTCCGACACCTCCAACTGATTCGGTGGCTCTCCCTGCCATCTCTTCATTCCCACTGCGGTCTGCTCTGACTACCATCctctgtcctcatttttcaCTATTCCCTCGTCTCTCAACTAGACAGCCGCAAGAGGCTGCGCGCGCATTTCATAAACACCACACTGTGCTGGAACACAGGACAGCCGAACAGTAATTAGGAGGAGTTCTCCCTCCACCCCACAGCTCCACTTCAACGCTAGAAGCTCCAGAATAAAAAGAGGGGCGGAGCTTACTGATGCTGAGACAGATAGGAAACATCTTTACTATCAAGGACTTTTTGAAAAACCACTGACCCAGCTGTGTAGATGATCATGATGTCTGTACATTATGTGTATATGCACGTTAACTTCACACAGTACTCACACAGCTTGTCCATGTGCTGTTGACCTCTGCACTCGACCCTTTGCTTTGGAAAACTGTGTGTGATTGCCTGTATCTCTTGAAGCCTTGGCGTTTGACGGCCAAACTGTTGATACGGATCACCAGGGAGCTCCCCTCACCTCGCTCGTACCAAAGTGCTGCCCCGGTAGTTGTCAACACATCTGTTCCTCCGAGATCACCCTCTGCCAACTCAACACAAGACACTGTTGTATCTTCCAGTCCTTTATAGCTCGGTGTTTCATTCTGTTGGAGATTTAAAATAAGTGAGCTGTGCACAGACGTGCATGCACCCCCCTTCCATAACACACACCTCACAACTTTTCAGTCGTTTTCACAGTGAGCTGACATAAAAGATGTGTCAAGCACAAACGTTAGCATCCTTGTTATGGGTGTCTCTACCTGTCAAAGGGTAGTCAAGGGGATCACTGTTCTAAACCAGGCAGGACAGGTGATAATAGGGCTggtgagaagaggaggaaagggcagagagaggagaataTCTTTGGTTGAGTGGATGTAACTAATAGCCCTTTTTGTTGCTAACCAATAGAGGGTGTTGGTAGATGGCTTGTAGACTTTACTTCTTGCTTTCTGTCCACTAGTTTATTTGATTGTAGGCTATTTTCTAATGCTGTTTCACCAAGAATGCACCAGCCACCACCAAAAATGAGCTCAATAAAGCATCTAAATGACGT
Protein-coding sequences here:
- the pbx4 gene encoding pre-B-cell leukemia transcription factor 4 isoform X3 is translated as MDDQTRMLTGLTGLAGLAQADVGDPDSVRKQQSLGQPQQDIGDILQQIMAITDESLDEAQARKHALNCHRMKPALFSVLCEIKEKTVLSIRGVQEEDPPDPQIMRLDNMLLAEGVSGPEKGGGSAAAAAAAAAAGGSPTDSSIEHSDYRAKLAQIRQIYHSELEKYEQACSEFTNHVMNLLREQSRTRPISPKEIERMVAIIHRKFSSIQMQLKQSTCEAVMILRSRFLDARRKRRNFNKQATEVLNEYFYSHLSNPYPSEEAKEELAKKCGITVSQVSNWFGNKRIRYKKNIGKFQEEANLYAVKTAVDAANVSAQASQANSPATPNSAGSPGSYSLSHTGDAYLSLRSLNGEGLSIAPSLQSQVDTLHRATHLTGGYEELSGSGLYTPHRLDANSWQDTTNPPSVTSPPGPPGSVHSDTSN
- the pbx4 gene encoding pre-B-cell leukemia transcription factor 4 isoform X1: MDDQTRMLTGLTGLAGLAQADVGDPDSVRKQQSLGQPQQDIGDILQQIMAITDESLDEAQARCWPEESPAHWGGSDDPTEGGRAGGGMAGGGLPLNFQHRKHALNCHRMKPALFSVLCEIKEKTVLSIRGVQEEDPPDPQIMRLDNMLLAEGVSGPEKGGGSAAAAAAAAAAGGSPTDSSIEHSDYRAKLAQIRQIYHSELEKYEQACSEFTNHVMNLLREQSRTRPISPKEIERMVAIIHRKFSSIQMQLKQSTCEAVMILRSRFLDARRKRRNFNKQATEVLNEYFYSHLSNPYPSEEAKEELAKKCGITVSQVSNWFGNKRIRYKKNIGKFQEEANLYAVKTAVDAANVSAQASQANSPATPNSGGYPAPCYTPDGRL
- the pbx4 gene encoding pre-B-cell leukemia transcription factor 4 isoform X2, producing MDDQTRMLTGLTGLAGLAQADVGDPDSVRKQQSLGQPQQDIGDILQQIMAITDESLDEAQARKHALNCHRMKPALFSVLCEIKEKTVLSIRGVQEEDPPDPQIMRLDNMLLAEGVSGPEKGGGSAAAAAAAAAAGGSPTDSSIEHSDYRAKLAQIRQIYHSELEKYEQACSEFTNHVMNLLREQSRTRPISPKEIERMVAIIHRKFSSIQMQLKQSTCEAVMILRSRFLDARRKRRNFNKQATEVLNEYFYSHLSNPYPSEEAKEELAKKCGITVSQVSNWFGNKRIRYKKNIGKFQEEANLYAVKTAVDAANVSAQASQANSPATPNSGGYPAPCYTPDGRL